Below is a genomic region from Ascaphus truei isolate aAscTru1 chromosome 5, aAscTru1.hap1, whole genome shotgun sequence.
CTAATAAAGTGCTCACCTCAATACATGTGTGGATCCATTAATAGTTGTGGTAGAACATGGCACGGTTTGTCCCAAGATGGAAGGCCTTCGATACTTCTCATCTCCACAGCACAAAATAATGAGGAAGGCACGTCTGAAAGACTTATTCAAAAAGGCATACAGGAAGGGGTTCAACCCCGAATTGATGTAGCCTAACCAGAGAAAAGCGGTCCACAGCTGTCTTGGTACGGAGTAGTTTATGAAAGGGTCAATCACATTAGTGATGAAAAATGGCGCCCAGCAAAGGCAGAAGCAGCCCATGATGATGCACAGTGTCTTGGCAGCTTTGGTTTCCGTCTTCATCCTATGATTGGAGTGCTGCACAGGATGCTGGTGTCGATGGTCCACTGGAGCTCCAGCACGTTGCAATACTCCGATCTGTCGGGCATGCTCCCTAGCGGTGACATAAATACGATAGTAGGCCAGCACCATCAAGAAGAATGGAATGTAAAAAGCCACCACTGAACATGTAATAGCGTAGGGCTTATTCAccataaatatacagtatgttgaattGGAGTCTTTACTGAATCTTCTTGTTTCTATCTGAAGGAAGGAAAGACATGAAAGGTTCTTATTATTCTAGTAGGGAAACTTACTACACATAAAAACAATTAGGTGCAAGAAGTATTGGTATTCTAAAAGACTCCAAGTACCATATCACACACCATCTTTGAAGTGGGAAAATCCAAAACTAGATGCAATGTCAACTCATAGTCATGGTGACCATGATCATATTCTCGCACTGTGATTGCTGATGTAGGTGTTTGGTGTATACCTTTATTtggatatctttatttacatagtgctatccaggtacacagcgcttttcagcagtaatacacgtgacataatattataacacataattggaataagcgcttcagacataaacaatataaaaaggagtccctgccccgcagggcttacaatctaagtggtaaatggggagaacttacagagacaggaaggtgttctggtaaacatgtctgcaaggggccaggtCAGTACATATGAGAtacagtatcagccagcggagccaCCCATATGCTTTTTTAGAGTGGTGTGTTTttagaaaggtcctaaaggtggagagagagggtgccagaaTAATTCTAGGAATAGTGCTACATTTATAAACAGCACTAACACATTAGCAAAAAATAGTACTGTATCATTCTAAagtttacaaaataaacattgaTAGAAGGGTAAGGTAGGGTAGCTGAAAGAAACAAACCTTTCCAAACATACTGTATTTTGGGTGACAATAGATTTGTGGGAGTTTTAGCTATTACTTCACTGAGAACTATGTGATCCCAGCTGCAGCTGGCAACAAAAGGATTATAATGCTAAATATTGCTATTTTAATTTAAGAAATGGTCTACAGCTAAAGATTGCATACTTTCTGCCACAGACCCAGATATATTTCATAATCTTTTAAACCATTACACTGCAGTGTACAGATAATATATTCTAGGTAATTTGCTCCCTTTTTTTATTCGTTTCCTGAATTAATCTGCAGTGATGCAGACAGAGAAAAGTAGACAATTACAGAGAGGGGCAATGCTCATAATAATCTATAGAACTCTTTCTTTCTTCATGTCGCTATCAATCAAATCCTAATGGTATAGGATATGATGATATGTATTGCTTTGAATTCTTCTTTAGCTTTCAGGTTTTATTCATCTCTGTGACTCATTCTTATACGTTTCAGTAGTTGACAATATCACCAAAATTCACTTAACACTTATCTGACTAAATACAGTGCATTTATATATGGAACATGTATAGAACAAGAACAATACGGGTACAAAAAAGGGCTCTCTTTGTGACTTACAGTACTGTAAAACATGGTTTCCTTTAACaccaacaataaatatatatttttattaagaaatgtacaaaaaaataaaGACCTGAGAACTGAGGCTTACTTTGCTATGTTACAGAATAATTAGACAACCATTCTCTGACAAGGAATAGAGTACATCTGATAAAGAGACCTCTACAGTCTCGAAAGCTCATGCACAAGACATCCTTGTAAGCTTGAGATGTTGactattaaaaggtatcacaacacaAGAAGTATCTTACTCCCCCTGTACAAAGCAACTAGCATCCTTCAGTGAAGAAGGAATAGAGAAGACACGAgctttataagtacaaaaaaagacaaaagtaATTTGGGAGTTACAATTGCATCTTTTAACATGAATATATTGGAGCTACAATGTCAGTTTCAGCatttccctttcttttttttctgaaatTTTATCAATTTTAAGAAAAGTTCACATGTAACAACCACGAGGGTTCACAATTTGCCCACCActgcaaaataatttttttgtgaAGAGAGAACATCAGATCAATTTTTTTGTAAAGGGAAATGGAGAAGAGCTAGAGAAGGCCCATAGCAAAAGAAGACGCACAGTGTTCCTTAAATATAATTTCCATTATGTCCATTATTGCATGCACTTATACTACTCACCAAGTTTAGAATTCCAATGCTGTTCCAACCTAGCATGATTGGAAGGAAGGAAATAAAGGTTGAAATGATCCAACAGCCCCCAAGCATCAGAGTTATTCGTAGTGGGGTCATCTTATTCCTGTAAACCAGAGGCTGGCAGCAGATAGCGTAATATCTTGAAAGGCAGAAGAGAAAACAAAGCCACATAACCTTAGTTTATAATCGCATACATTTGTAGACTTTTGTCACACATGTTTAATAGGGCTAAACAGCATGTCATGAATTGGACAGTTCCAAAAATTatctaggggcctatgcagagagcagcgctatttcaaaattcgccattttttggagaaaatcgcgcagaaagcagcagaaaatggcgagttccgaaaaacgcgccaatttttcttttctatttgtaaaactcgcctcgcggctggcgagaacctcaatctcgccagttttaaaaatatcctaatgcagagaggcgcgaacggcatctagcggctgttcgcgccaataaaatggcgcgattgtctccgttttgcctcgccagaaaaaactgccgctcgcggccattgcaaaggggaaaaaaaggcgcgaatttgttttaacacatttctgaagcgcgcatctcgccaatttaaactcgccacacgcatccatgttaaacatagcagaattcgcacttttctgcatatggagattaaaactctccaaaaaaagctactttttaataaattcgccaattttaaaattcgctgctctctgcataggccccctagtgtAATGGAATATCTTGGTGTGAGACGGTGTGGGCAGTAATAACCTAATATTCTTACTTAGATTGTTCCCATTGTTTAATTATAGTATGAACATGCACACCTTTATTCAGTCAGCAAATAAATGGAGAATATTTACATAACTAGGGGAGCAGTATCCAAATAATGCCAGAAAGTTATATTCCATGTCATTGCTTTGTTTCAAGTTCAAGTTTCAAGTTTAACATTTAGAGCCTGGTCTTCTCTTTTCTGTGCTACTGTACCTGTATTTAGTCCTTCCCTCTAGCAAAAGGGTTATTAACAAACATTGCAGTAACACAccagttaacaaaacacagaaccccagcaattTCTTtctgggaacccctgagcccccacaaaatatatatatatatatatgtatataagtgtcaaaatggagtgctattgagcgtgctatatgtatacaacaaacgacagagaagcccaatgctacatccaacatgacatactgtagtaacatagtaacacacCAGTgcctgcttttaaaaaaaaaaaataaacatacgcCGATCTAGCAGATCAtgaaggttattaattaaacattactctttgttttcacctgTCCTGGTAACGCCTTGCTGCCTATTGTCCCCTCTtcccaccttactctctcctccatcatgccctgcttctctttgcactctttcctCCCCTCTTTTTTCACTCCCAACCTTaatgtgtctgctcctctctgtagaCTACACGTCCCACTCcatcctctcctactcatctcatctgtctcctcctgtcCCTGCCATCTCAATATCCTCCTTctactcaccttgctgtctctccacCCATGTCTAAGCACTCAATCCTGTCCAATGTGTACACTGCTCTCTATTCCATCCTCCTCCTCATTATCCATCTGTCCCTTCCTCTCCTtgctatctctgtctgtctcctattttctctctttctttgccttttcctctccttgctgtttctctctctcctcccctctttgctttctctttgtctcctcttctccttgctgtctctcgctctctctctctctctctctctctctctctctctctctctctctctctctctctctctctctctctctctctcttgtctcttctctcctccttgCTGTATATCTGTAACGTTGGTGACTGCAATACAGGATATGAacctgcagggcagaggtagtcagtagtacaccgaccttggcctgggatctgaggcctgAGATGCAGGATAGCCAAGTCCAATTCCGGAGTTgaggcaggctgcaggcaggggtGGTCaggtccaggcagaggtcaagcacGATCAGGTAAATACAGAGGCCTTTAGAGGTAATGGGGAGGGAAGAAAAAATGGAATCCAAGTCAGACCTGTTCAgactgtttctttctctttacgGAGTATTCTCTTGTTCCTATTCTCTGATCTTGGTGTCCtgcaaagaaaaaatacaaaaacaaaaaaacattgcgCAGTTTCCTCTGAGTGATATATACACCTCTCCCCAGCTACTaactacttacagcaaggctgcaGGGAATGGACACTGATTGGCTACCTGGAACCAGAGGCAAAGATACCATAGTACACACCGGATCACCCCGCACCACTTATTGTCCTCAGATATCCATCCGCTCAGAAGTACCTGCTTTTGCTAATGTCTCTCTTGTTctgacttttttctttttccactttcctcctctctttccttggAATCTTCTGTTCTTTTTCGCCTTGTTGGATGATGAGTGACCTGTCTCCAAGGGTGATTCTCTATCTGGTTCTCCCTGTCTAGAAAGGGGTCCTGATCTCTGCGCTGGTCTTGCTGCAgcatgtgtgggagggggaggaccAGCACAGAGTTCAGGACCCCTTCCTAGACAGGGATAACCAGATAGAGAATCACCCTTGGAGACAGGTCACTCATCGTCCAACAAGGTGAAAAAGAACAGAGGATTCCGAGGAAAGAGAGGCGAaaagtggaaaaataaaaaagttacaACAAGAGAGACATTAGCAAAAGCAGGTACTTCTATCTGAGTGGATGGATATCTGAGGACAATAAGTGGTGCAGAGTGATCTGGTGTGTACTGTGGCTACCTGGAACCAGAGGCAAAGATACCAATCAGTGTCCATTCCCtacagccttgctgtaagtagttAGTAGCtggagagaggtgtatatatcACTCAGAGGATACTGCACaatggttttttgtttttgtattttttctttgcaGAACACCAAGATCAGAGAATAGGAACAAGAGAATACTCtgtaaagagaaagaaacagtgtGAACAGGACTGACCTGGATTCCATTTTTTTCTACCCTCCCCATTACCTCTAAAGGACTCGTATTCTCTATGATATTTGCGCCAGGACTCTATTCTTTTCTTTGTTCATACAGTATTATTGTTACAAGTCGCTGGATAGACTTGTTCTATTGTCCTAATGCTGCCATTCTACATACACTAGATGGTTGTAttggtgattatatcacattaGTTTTTTCACATTGAGATAGATTATCACATAATATTACACTGCAATTATCACATTGTAGAATATAAGTTGAGCGCACtgtgtattatatattttttacctacTGTAAGAACCTCTttttaccatccgcaaacggacggactgaTAGAAAGATTTAATAAAACTCTTAAGATGACGTTGAGGAAGGTAGTTGCTAGTTATTGGatgaactgggacaccttgttgccttatctcttgtttgctataagggaagtaccacaggcctctacagggttttccccatttgaactcctgtatgggagacgcccaagagggattctggatagcctcaaggaagagtgggagcaacaagctgttccaGGGAAGAATATcatccaatttgtggaagatttaaaagaacacattgctcatattactcccatagtcagacaacatttagaagaggcacagagggcccaacagaacctttaTAACAGGTTCGCAGCTTCCGACCAGGGGAcgagtaatggtgcttgttcccacggccgaaagcaagctgttatcacattggcaagggcaatatgaagttctagaacaggtcggcccggtgaattataaaattcgacagccagatcggaggaaggtagagcaaatctatcacataaatctattaaaatcctggaaggatagagaggtatgtctgacaGTGGTTGCTAACAAATCCGGGAAAGGGGAGGATCCACTTGTTCGAATATCTGCAGAACTCACTCCTGAACAATATGGGGAAGCTGTAGACTTGATAAATAGGAACAGGGATatattttccagcgtaccagggaaaactagggtggTTCCCATGATATCATCACCAAGCCGGGAATAgccattaagataagaccttataggatCCCAGAAGCCAAAAGatgggctattcagtcagaggtaaagaagatgctagaattaggggtaattgaggagttgcatagtcaatggtccagacctattgtcttggtacctaagccggATGGGTCAATATGGTtttgtaatgactttagaaaagtcaatgaagtctcgaagtttgatgcctatcctatgccctGGGTAGACGAGTTCattgagaggttggcgagggcccattttctaaccactttagatcttattGGCAAATCCTGTGAACGGATTCAGCcaaagagaaaacagccttctccacacctgatggcctCTTCCAGTATACTGTCTTACCCTTTGGCCTTCATGGGCCGCCTGCaacattccaaaggttaatgaataaattgttacagccacactcgaactacgcctcagcgtacttagatgatgtggtaattcatagtccagattgggactcacatctacaaaaggttgaggcagtgttaagaacctttcgggaggcaggtcttacagccaacccagctaaatgttcagtcggcatGGAtgaagcaaaatatcttggctatgttgtgggaagggggactgtaaaacctcagctcaataaagttgaagccattgagaattggccccgtccccttaaaataaaaacaggttaggacatttctaggcattgtaggttactacaggtgaattataccccattttgcaacctgggctgcacagctttcagacTTAGTAAAAGCAAGGGCACCCGATGTCATAAAATGGAGCAGTGgtgcggagaccgcatttttagacctacgtacagcgctctgtagtcacccagtatTGGTAGCCCCAGATTTTACGAAGGAATTTTTTatgcaaacggacgcctccgaagtaggtctcggagcagtattgtcccagtttgtaggagatgaGGAACACCCGGTCTTGTATTTGAGTCGCAAGGTGTGTCCCTGCGAACAAAGGTATACCATGGTAGAAAAAGAATGGCCGTAAAATGGGCAACAGACACTTTAAAATATTACCTATTAGGCAGCTCGTTTACACTCGTTACAGACCATGCAcccctacagtggatgcatagaaacCAAGAAAAGAACTTGAGAGTTACCCGCTGGTTTCTGTCTTTACAGTCCAGCATCGGCCaagcatactgcacggtaatgtgGATGCActttctagggtgcacagtctcggtgca
It encodes:
- the HTR4 gene encoding 5-hydroxytryptamine receptor 4 isoform X1, coding for MEELDINVSSSEEFGVAEKIVLITFISVVILMTILGNLLVMVAVCRDRQLRKIKTNYFIVSLAFADLLVSVLVMPFGAIELVQDKWIYGETFCLVRTSLDVLLTTGSILHLCCISLDRYYAICCQPLVYRNKMTPLRITLMLGGCWIISTFISFLPIMLGWNSIGILNLIETRRFSKDSNSTYCIFMVNKPYAITCSVVAFYIPFFLMVLAYYRIYVTAREHARQIGVLQRAGAPVDHRHQHPVQHSNHRMKTETKAAKTLCIIMGCFCLCWAPFFITNVIDPFINYSVPRQLWTAFLWLGYINSGLNPFLYAFLNKSFRRAFLIILCCGDEKYRRPSILGQTVPCSTTTINGSTHVLRYTVLYNGLQEEETLPIHNDRESQESCF
- the HTR4 gene encoding 5-hydroxytryptamine receptor 4 isoform X2, whose protein sequence is MEELDINVSSSEEFGVAEKIVLITFISVVILMTILGNLLVMVAVCRDRQLRKIKTNYFIVSLAFADLLVSVLVMPFGAIELVQDKWIYGETFCLVRTSLDVLLTTGSILHLCCISLDRYYAICCQPLVYRNKMTPLRITLMLGGCWIISTFISFLPIMLGWNSIGILNLIETRRFSKDSNSTYCIFMVNKPYAITCSVVAFYIPFFLMVLAYYRIYVTAREHARQIGVLQRAGAPVDHRHQHPVQHSNHRMKTETKAAKTLCIIMGCFCLCWAPFFITNVIDPFINYSVPRQLWTAFLWLGYINSGLNPFLYAFLNKSFRRAFLIILCCGDEKYRRPSILGQTVPCSTTTINGSTHVLRTIKEEENEIQYETKTEESRI